Sequence from the Streptomyces sp. R33 genome:
GACGGCCCGGAAGGCCGGCTCCCCGTCTACGAGTGGTGGGAGCGCACGGAAATCGCCGAGTAGCCCCCCGCGACCGGCATGGACACGTTGCTCGAAGAGGCGCACCGGCTGCTGCCCGGCATCATCGACGTGCGCCGCACCCTCCACCGGGAACCGGAACTCGGCCTGCACCTGCCGCTCACCCAACAGACCGTCCTCGAGGCACTGACGAGCCTGCCCCTGCGCATCACCGCGGGGGAGCGGCTCAGCTCGGTGGTCGCCACCCTCGACGGCGCGCAACCCGGCCGGACCATTCTGCTGCGCGCCGACATGGACGCCCTGCCCCAACAGGAGTCCACCGGCCTGGACTACGCCTCCCGGATCCCCAGCGCGATGCACGCCTGCGGCCACGACCTGCACACCGCCATGCTCATCGGCGCCGCCCGCCTCCTCTGCGCCCGCCGCGGGCAGATCCGCGGGCACGTGGTGTTCATGTTCCAGCCCGCTGAGGAACGGGGTGGCGGCGCCCCGTACATGATCGAGGAAGGCGTCCTGGACACCCAGGACGGCCGCGGCGTGGACGCGGCGTTCGCGCTCCACGTGATGACCCGCTTCGAGACCGGCACCGTGCACCTGCGGCCGGGCCCGATGTTCGCCGCGTCCGACCTGATCCAGATCACCGTACGAGGCCGCGGCGGACACGCCTCGGCACCGCACCTCGCCCTCGACCCGGTCCCCGTCGCGTGCGAAATCGTCCAAGCCCTCCAGACGGCCGTGACGCGCACGGTCAACGTCTTCGACCCGGCGGTGGTCACCATCACCCGCATCCAGGCCGGCACGACCACCAACATCATCCCCGAGACCGCGGAACTGTACGGCACCTGCCGCACGTTGACGTCCGGGTCAGGTCTGCGGATGCGCGCCGTGATCGAGCGGGTGGCTCGTCACGTAGCCGCTGCGCACGGTGCCGCAGCGGACATCGGTCCGGCCCGGGGCTACCCCCCTGTGCACAACGACCCGGCCTTCACCAGCACGGTCCGCGAGGCCGCGACCGACCTCATGGGCACCGGCCCGGTGCGGCACTTGACCGACCCCGTCATGGCCTCCGAAGACTTCTCCTACGTCCTCGAACGCGTCCCGGGGGCCATGGCCCTGCTCGGAGCCCGCCCACCCGCGATCCCGGCCGACGGCGCCCCGGACTGCCATTCCAACCGCGTCGTGTTCGACGAGAACGCCATGGCCACCGGTATGGCCCTCCATACGGCCGTGGCGCTGCGGTACCTCGCGGGCTGACCGTGCCCGTGCCTCCTGCTCGAAGCTTCCTACTCGAAGGGCACATTGATGCAGGCGAGCCGCGCCCCGGCCGTGCCCGCCGTACCGGGGTCCGTGTGGGTGG
This genomic interval carries:
- a CDS encoding M20 family metallopeptidase, whose translation is MDTLLEEAHRLLPGIIDVRRTLHREPELGLHLPLTQQTVLEALTSLPLRITAGERLSSVVATLDGAQPGRTILLRADMDALPQQESTGLDYASRIPSAMHACGHDLHTAMLIGAARLLCARRGQIRGHVVFMFQPAEERGGGAPYMIEEGVLDTQDGRGVDAAFALHVMTRFETGTVHLRPGPMFAASDLIQITVRGRGGHASAPHLALDPVPVACEIVQALQTAVTRTVNVFDPAVVTITRIQAGTTTNIIPETAELYGTCRTLTSGSGLRMRAVIERVARHVAAAHGAAADIGPARGYPPVHNDPAFTSTVREAATDLMGTGPVRHLTDPVMASEDFSYVLERVPGAMALLGARPPAIPADGAPDCHSNRVVFDENAMATGMALHTAVALRYLAG